A single region of the Anguilla anguilla isolate fAngAng1 chromosome 17, fAngAng1.pri, whole genome shotgun sequence genome encodes:
- the LOC118216635 gene encoding cytochrome P450 3A27-like, whose product MTYLPFFPTETWVLIVTLLALAVLYGYAPYGVFKKLGIPGPKPLPFIGTFLEYRKGFIKFDTECYERYGKIWGIYDGRQPILAIMDTGMIKTILVKECYSVFTNRRNLGLNGSLYDAVSIAEDDEWKRIRSVLSPSFTSGRLKEMFAIMTQHSNNLIKSLQKKVNHDESVEVKDFFGSYSMDVVTSTAFSVDIDSLNNPGDPFVAHIKKMVKFDLLNPFLLLVVLFPFLTPLMEKLGVSLFPTSSADFFLDSLRKIKADREKNVHKSRVDFLQLMVDSQISEEGATSTEEKSGKGLTDHEILSQALIFIFAGYETSSSSLSFIAYLMATRRDIQKKLQDEIDEVFPNKAPIKYEAMMQMEYLDMVINESMRMYPIGLRVERMCKKTVEINGVTIPKGTVIAIPAYSLHHDPTLWPEPETFKPERFSKDNKESIDPYAYLPFGAGPRNCIGMRFAVIMMKLALVQILQNFSFAVCEDTPIPLELEAQGFLQPKKPIKLKLVPRIPANNKE is encoded by the exons ATGACTTACCTTCCCTTTTTCCCCACGGAGACATGGGTTCTGATTGTTACGCTGCTAGCCCTGGCTGTATT GTATGGGTATGCACCTTATGGAGTCTTCAAAAAACTAGGAATCCCTGGACCAAAACCTCTTCCCTTTATTGGAACATTTCTAGAATACAGAAAG ggttttattaaatttgacACAGAATGCTACGAAAGATATGGAAAAATATGGGG GATTTACGATGGAAGACAGCCAATACTGGCCATTATGGACACTGGAATGATCAAAACCATTCTGGTCAAGGAATGCTACTCAGTTTTCACCAATAGAAGA aacCTAGGCCTGAATGGTTCTCTCTATGATGCTGTCTCAATCGCTGAAGACGATGAGTGGAAGAGAATTCGCAGTGTTCTGTCCCCCTCGTTTACCAGTGGCCGGCTGAAGGAG atgtttGCCATAATGACacaacattcaaataatttaatcaaGAGTCTACAGAAGAAAGTTAACCATGATGAATCTGTGGAAGTCAAAGA TTTCTTTGGTTCATACAGCATGGACGTTGTCACCAGTACAGCATTCAGTGTTGACATCGACTCCCTCAACAACCCTGGTGACCCCTTTGTTGCCCACATCAAAAAAATGGTCAAGTTCGATCTTCTAAAtccctttcttcttcttgtgg TTCTCTTTCCCTTCCTCACTCCACTGATGGAAAAACTGGGAGTGTCTTTGTTCCCCACATCAAGTGCGGATTTCTTCCTTGACTCACTTCGAAAAATCAAGGCAGATCGGGAAAAGAACGTTCacaag AGTCGAGTAGACTTCCTGCAGTTGATGGTTGACTCTCAGATTTCAGAGGAAGGAGCGACTTCAACTGAAGAAAAGTCAGGGAAAg GGCTGACAGATCATGAGATCTTGTCCCAGGCACTGATATTCATCTTTGCTGGTTATGAGACGAGCAGCAGCTCGCTTTCATTCATTGCCTACCTCATGGCAACCAGACGTGATATCCAGAAGAAACTGCAAGATGAGATTGATGAAGTCTTTCCCAACAAG gccCCAATCAAGTACGAAGCAATGATGCAGATGGAGTACCTTGACATGGTGATTAACGAGTCTATGAGGATGTACCCCATCGGTCTGCGAGTCGAGAGGATGTGCAAGAAAACCGTGGAGATCAACGGGGTGACCATTCCAAAAGGAACCGTCATCGCCATCCCTGCCTACAGCCTGCACCATGACCCCACGCTGTGGCCTGAACCCGAAACGTTCAAGCCAGAGAG ATTTAGCAAGGACAACAAAGAAAGCATTGACCCCTATGCCTACCTGCCCTTCGGAGCTGGTCCTCGAAATTGTATCGGAATGAGGTTTGCCGTTATCATGATGAAGCTGGCCTTGGTTCAGATACTCCAGAACTTCAGCTTTGCTGTCTGCGAGGACACTCCG ATCCCGCTCGAATTGGAAGCTCAGGGATTTCTTCAACCAAAAAAACCTATCAAGCTGAAGCTTGTCCCGCGTATTCCAGCAAACAACAAAGAATAA
- the LOC118216713 gene encoding cytochrome P450 3A40-like → MNLIPSFSTETWTLLALFFALLIIYGVWPFRSINKMGIPGPRPLPFLGNLLSYKRGAHIFDVECLRKYGRVWRIIEGRQLIIMVTDPAVIKTVMVKEFYTLFTNRRNFVFNGAMSDAVSIVEDEKWKRIRSALSPSFTSGRLKEIFPIVLHYAESLTNNLKKRDLEEPVQIKDMFGPYSMDVMASTSFSVDIDSINNPSDRFVTHMKKFLQFNFRNPILWVAILFPFMAPVLEKLGFSLFSKETIDYFYSTIRKVKDQHHKDDSNRVDFLRLMIQSEISVEQANTNAGDHFVKGLTDHEILSQSFVYVLAGYETTSTTLTFLLYLLATNPECLKKLQEEIDEVFPNKTPFTYEALMQMEYLEMVINESQRLWPTAPRIERVCKETAEVNGVTIPKGALVTVSTFALHRDPKIWESPETFKPERFSKENKDSIDPYTYMPFGVGPRNCIGFRFALLVMKIVVVKLLQNFDVETCKETELPLELSALYRPKKPITLKLVPRAENNNEILAG, encoded by the exons atgaatttaattccTTCGTTCTCGACGGAGACATGGACACTCTTGGCTTTGTTCTTTGCCCTACTAATCAT ATATGGGGTATGGCCCTTTCGCTCAATAAATAAGATGGGGATTCCTGGACCCAGGCCACTGCCATTTCTCGGGAATCTTTTGTCATACAAGAGA GGTGCTCATATCTTTGATGTGGAATGCCTGCGTAAATATGGAAGAGTTTGGAG GATCATTGAGGGAAGACAACTCATAATTATGGTCACAGATCCTGCAGTTATCAAAACTGTGATGGTGAAGGAATTTTACACTCTGTTCACAAACCGCAGG AATTTTGTTTTCAACGGGGCCATGAGCGACGCCGTGTCCATAGTGGAGGATGAGAAATGGAAAAGAATCCGCAGTGCTCTATCCCCATCCTTCACCAGCGGAAGGCTGAAAGAA atctTCCCTATTGTCCTACATTATGCAGAGTCTCTGACAAACAATTTGAAGAAAAGAGATTTGGAGGAACCAGTCCAAATTAAAGA CATGTTCGGACCGTATAGCATGGATGTTATGGCCAGCACTTCCTTCAGCGTGGATATCGACTCAATCAACAATCCCAGCGATCGCTTCGTCACCCATATGAAGAAATTTCTTCAGTTCAACTTTCGGAATCCGATCCTTTGGGTGGCGA TTTTGTTCCCTTTCATGGCTCCGGTGTTGGAAAAACTGGGTTTTTCGCTGTTCTCCAAAGAAACTATTGACTATTTCTACAGCACTATTCGCAAAGTAAAGGATCAACATCACAAAGATGACAGT AATCGGGTGGATTTCCTGAGACTCATGATTCAGTCTGAAATTTCAGTGGAAcaagcaaacacaaatgcagGCGATCATTTCGTTAaag GTCTGACAGATCATGAGATACTTTCCCAGAGTTTTGTCTACGTCCTTGCTGGGTACGAGACCACCAGCACCACTCTGACTTTTCTGCTGTATCTTCTGGCAACCAACCCAGAGTGTCTGAAGAAGCTGCAGGAAGAGATAGATGAAGTCTTTCCCAACAAG ACTCCATTCACGTATGAGGCACTGATGCAGATGGAGTACCTGGAAATGGTCATCAATGAGTCCCAGCGCCTTTGGCCTACCGCCCCACGCATCGAAAGGGTTTGCAAGGAAACTGCGGAGGTGAATGGGGTGACAATCCCCAAGGGCGCGCTGGTGACAGTGTCCACCTTCGCCCTGCACCGCGACCCGAAAATCTGGGAGTCGCCCGAAACCTTCAAACCGGAGAG gttcagtaaggagAACAAGGACAGCATTGATCCCTACACCTACATGCCATTTGGAGTAGGCCCACGCAATTGCATTGGATTTAGGTTTGCTCTACTGGTCATGAAGATCGTTGTGGTGAAGCTGCTTCAGAACTTTGATGTGGAAACATGTAAGGAGACTGAG CTGCCGCTGGAATTGAGTGCATTGTACCGGCCCAAGAAACCCATAACACTGAAGCTGGTCCCACGAGCTGAAAACAATAATGAGATCTTAGCTGGTTGA